One Hordeum vulgare subsp. vulgare chromosome 4H, MorexV3_pseudomolecules_assembly, whole genome shotgun sequence DNA window includes the following coding sequences:
- the LOC123449362 gene encoding vesicle transport protein GOT1-like, which produces MVSFEMNDLKKIGLGLTGFGVFFSFLGIVFFFDKGLIAMGNILFLSGLGLTIGLKSTMQFFTKPKNYKGTISFGAGFFLVLIGWPFFGMLLEAYGFVVLFSGFWPTLAVFLQRIPILGWIFQQPFVTSFLDRYRGKRVPV; this is translated from the exons ATGGTGTCCTTTGAGATGAATGATCTTAAGA AGATTGGGCTAGGTCTGACAGGCTTTGGAGTATTCTTCTCCTTCCTGGGAATCGTTTTCTTCTTTGACAAGGGCCTTATTGCTATGGGCAAT ATACTCTTTCTGTCAGGTTTGGGTTTGACAATTGGTCTGAAATCAACTATGCAGTTCTTCACAAAGCCTAAGAATTACAAG GGTACCATCTCATTTGGCGCAGGCTTTTTCCTGGTTCTCATTGGATGGCCTTTCTTTGGCATGCTCTTAGAGGCATATGGTTTTGTTGTACTCTTcag TGGATTCTGGCCAACTCTTGCGGTTTTCCTGCAAAGGATTCCTATCCTTGGCTGGATTTTTCAACAGCCATTTGTCACATCG TTCCTTGACCGTTACAGAGGGAAACGAGTGCCGGTGTAG